The Lacipirellula parvula genome window below encodes:
- a CDS encoding tetratricopeptide repeat protein — protein MLQESSAFRLAVTCHLAILYSALGCNRVPVQSGNSRQLAIQAFEGAETAFAAGNFAEASKLFSTAIEHGLSSDSYGAATVKRTVCWGAEGKHQEALNELTRLEANAPNLDQVYAARAYVLAKQGKAAESRAALAKARQYNRTVQEFKD, from the coding sequence ATGTTGCAAGAAAGCTCTGCATTCCGACTGGCGGTAACGTGCCATTTGGCAATTCTATATTCAGCACTCGGGTGCAATCGTGTTCCTGTTCAAAGCGGGAACTCCCGGCAGCTCGCAATTCAAGCCTTTGAAGGCGCTGAAACCGCTTTTGCAGCGGGTAATTTCGCGGAAGCTTCCAAGCTTTTTTCGACCGCCATTGAGCATGGACTGAGTTCCGACAGTTATGGTGCCGCAACAGTTAAGCGGACTGTTTGCTGGGGTGCGGAAGGAAAGCACCAAGAAGCGCTCAATGAATTGACGCGATTGGAGGCAAACGCTCCAAACCTAGATCAGGTTTACGCAGCCCGCGCTTATGTTCTCGCGAAGCAGGGCAAAGCCGCCGAATCGCGGGCTGCACTCGCCAAGGCCCGGCAGTACAATCGCACCGTGCAAGAGTTCAAGGACTAA
- a CDS encoding DUF1559 domain-containing protein, whose translation MSHKRAAHGFTLVELLVVIAIIGVLVALLLPAVQAAREAARRTQCVNNVKQMALGAANYESAKKAFPPGRLSPDWAVNGAAQGSYTNYNSVQQNASTKTGFYSVHIWLLPYMEQANIYNMINFKVGQVLQMTTGGGTTPFNVNYNAYATAAGLFICPSDPFTGRVISENNYRANFGGSTPFGGALSNSAQSNYTATTADGVPASGNGAFSIGTEGLRASEYTDGLSNTVFFSERTKGTGGAAASASPAKSDMVTSPQREAGFPTSSTLAAFRDKHFTACQTYAPVADSFNFLTPGRWADGEDFSNGWPFAGYANTQYNHVAPPNWAGQDCGLYSAISDTPGEHAIIAPRSEHPGSVVVAFGDGHTAIMTDSVDLVVWRAIGTRNGEESIDAQF comes from the coding sequence ATGAGCCACAAGCGAGCCGCGCACGGATTCACCCTGGTCGAGTTGCTGGTCGTCATCGCAATCATCGGCGTCCTTGTGGCGTTGCTACTTCCAGCCGTTCAGGCCGCGCGTGAAGCGGCGCGTCGCACACAGTGCGTTAACAACGTCAAACAAATGGCGCTCGGCGCCGCCAACTACGAGTCGGCCAAAAAGGCATTCCCGCCAGGGCGGCTGTCGCCTGACTGGGCTGTCAATGGCGCAGCCCAGGGCTCTTACACGAACTACAATTCCGTCCAGCAGAACGCCAGCACGAAAACTGGATTTTACTCCGTACATATCTGGCTTTTGCCCTATATGGAGCAGGCAAATATATACAACATGATCAACTTTAAAGTCGGCCAAGTCCTACAAATGACGACCGGCGGAGGAACGACGCCGTTTAACGTCAACTATAACGCCTACGCCACAGCAGCAGGCCTCTTTATCTGCCCAAGCGACCCGTTCACAGGCAGAGTGATTTCAGAAAACAATTACCGTGCTAATTTCGGCGGTTCTACTCCATTCGGAGGAGCGCTCTCAAATTCTGCCCAGAGCAACTACACGGCGACCACTGCGGATGGCGTTCCAGCTAGCGGTAACGGGGCCTTCAGCATCGGAACCGAAGGGCTTCGAGCTAGCGAGTACACGGACGGCCTATCCAACACCGTATTCTTTTCAGAACGCACCAAAGGCACGGGAGGCGCCGCCGCTAGCGCTTCGCCAGCAAAATCGGACATGGTTACCTCGCCGCAGCGCGAAGCCGGATTTCCTACTTCAAGCACGCTCGCCGCGTTTCGCGATAAGCACTTCACAGCCTGCCAGACCTACGCTCCCGTGGCTGATAGCTTCAATTTCCTAACCCCGGGGCGATGGGCTGACGGCGAAGACTTCTCAAACGGTTGGCCATTCGCTGGTTATGCAAATACCCAATACAATCACGTCGCTCCGCCCAACTGGGCGGGGCAGGACTGTGGCCTCTACAGCGCAATCTCTGACACTCCGGGCGAGCATGCGATTATTGCCCCTCGAAGCGAGCACCCCGGAAGCGTTGTAGTCGCTTTTGGCGACGGCCACACCGCGATTATGACCGACTCAGTCGACTTAGTGGTCTGGCGCGCAATCGGTACTCGGAATGGAGAAGAGTCCATCGACGCACAGTTCTAA
- a CDS encoding endonuclease/exonuclease/phosphatase family protein gives MDRPAIFPSRDRCYALPMLLAACLVFSTPCAANAAPSLRIATFNLSLYGQTGGEILARLQSKTDPQAQHLAEIIQRVRPDVILLNEIDHDPDGAVLKAFCDNYLTVPQHASQSPAGPAEAIQYPYRYTAAVNTGRHSGFDLGRNGTIDATPGSDAYGADAWGYGRYAGQYAMAILSRYPIDEAKIRTFQNFHWRDMPDAQLPDDPATPEPHDWYSAAALEQFPLSSKSHWDVPIVVNGRTIHLLASHPTPPTFDGPEDRNGKRNHDEIRFWVDYIGPAEQGAYIVDDHGAKGGLAAPQSEQARPAPGASFVILGDLNGDPLDGDGPAGIAALLAAPQLLKYSPPASLGAVEQAKLQGGTNARHRGDPAHDTCDPADDPGPGNLHIDYALPSADLKVTASGVFWPTADDPLFPLVGTHPFPSSDHRLVWVDLEL, from the coding sequence ATGGACCGCCCCGCCATCTTTCCGTCAAGAGACCGCTGCTACGCCCTGCCGATGCTGCTGGCAGCGTGCTTGGTCTTCAGCACCCCCTGCGCTGCGAACGCTGCTCCATCCCTCCGCATCGCCACGTTCAACCTCTCGCTGTACGGCCAAACTGGCGGGGAAATTCTGGCCAGATTGCAGTCCAAAACTGATCCTCAGGCCCAGCATCTCGCGGAAATCATTCAACGAGTTCGGCCCGACGTTATCCTCCTCAACGAAATCGACCACGATCCGGACGGCGCCGTTCTCAAAGCCTTTTGCGACAATTACCTCACCGTCCCGCAGCACGCGTCGCAGTCACCCGCTGGGCCCGCCGAAGCAATCCAATACCCTTATCGCTACACCGCTGCCGTAAACACCGGCCGACATTCCGGTTTCGACCTCGGCCGCAACGGCACGATCGACGCCACGCCGGGGAGCGATGCCTACGGGGCCGACGCCTGGGGCTACGGCCGATACGCAGGGCAGTACGCCATGGCGATTCTCTCTCGCTATCCAATCGACGAGGCGAAGATTCGCACGTTCCAGAACTTCCACTGGCGCGACATGCCCGACGCCCAGCTACCCGATGATCCGGCGACGCCAGAACCGCACGACTGGTACTCTGCTGCGGCGCTGGAACAGTTTCCGCTCTCCTCGAAGAGCCACTGGGACGTGCCGATCGTCGTCAACGGTCGCACGATTCACCTGCTCGCATCACACCCGACGCCGCCGACGTTCGATGGCCCCGAAGATCGCAACGGCAAGCGAAATCACGACGAAATTCGCTTCTGGGTCGACTACATAGGACCGGCGGAGCAGGGCGCCTACATCGTGGACGACCACGGCGCGAAAGGCGGCCTCGCTGCTCCCCAAAGCGAGCAGGCGCGTCCCGCCCCCGGCGCCTCGTTCGTCATTCTCGGCGACCTCAACGGCGACCCGCTCGACGGCGACGGCCCCGCTGGTATTGCCGCGCTGTTGGCAGCCCCGCAGCTATTGAAATATTCGCCCCCCGCCTCACTCGGCGCCGTCGAGCAGGCCAAACTTCAAGGAGGCACCAACGCCCGCCACCGGGGCGACCCGGCCCACGACACCTGCGACCCCGCCGACGATCCCGGCCCCGGCAATCTCCACATCGACTACGCCCTACCGTCGGCAGACCTCAAAGTCACCGCATCCGGAGTCTTTTGGCCGACGGCAGACGACCCGCTCTTTCCACTGGTGGGAACCCACCCGTTCCCGAGTTCCGACCACCGCCTAGTCTGGGTCGACCTTGAGTTGTAG
- a CDS encoding PEP-CTERM sorting domain-containing protein, giving the protein MSQRFVSACVLSLFALATVCSAQAAVYIEDDFNYPDGQLTSADATSTGTGANVSGGLWASHSGTQEFMQAAGGKAIVQMFGTEDINRATSGGQVLADGDTWYYALKFTVKDMRPEGDIATAIGSNYFIHFKDTGTFNFLGRLYVAAPTDLLQDKFTLELSSYSVNGTGGQRVRWGTDLSFDTEYTAVVSFTAPDDDAGTTTDGYSSLWVNPTTESSTSITDTMPHPDLFIQPDRDDVSQIALRQANAGNTQPQVEIDKLALGDSFADVLASVAGGGTFSPADFDHNGFVDANDLATWKTAYGSTPAGDANGDNVTNGADFLIWQQQFTGAAPPVASVPEPATISIGLAAAAGLIAASRRRRAS; this is encoded by the coding sequence ATGAGTCAGAGATTTGTTTCCGCGTGTGTGTTGAGTCTTTTCGCCTTGGCGACGGTCTGTTCCGCGCAGGCTGCCGTCTATATCGAGGATGATTTTAACTATCCCGATGGCCAACTCACGAGCGCCGACGCGACCAGCACTGGCACCGGGGCGAACGTATCCGGCGGACTTTGGGCCTCTCACAGCGGCACGCAAGAGTTCATGCAGGCTGCGGGCGGGAAGGCGATCGTCCAGATGTTCGGAACTGAAGACATCAATCGCGCCACCTCGGGCGGGCAAGTTTTGGCTGACGGCGATACTTGGTACTACGCCCTGAAATTCACGGTGAAAGACATGCGACCCGAAGGCGATATCGCAACCGCTATCGGCAGCAACTACTTCATTCACTTCAAGGACACCGGGACGTTCAACTTCCTCGGTCGCCTGTATGTCGCTGCGCCGACCGACCTGCTGCAGGACAAGTTCACGCTTGAACTTTCATCCTATTCGGTAAACGGCACCGGCGGGCAGCGTGTGCGTTGGGGAACCGACTTGTCCTTCGACACGGAGTACACCGCAGTCGTGTCGTTCACGGCCCCAGATGACGACGCGGGCACGACGACCGACGGCTACTCGTCGCTATGGGTTAATCCGACGACCGAAAGCAGCACGTCGATTACCGACACGATGCCGCACCCCGATTTGTTCATTCAGCCTGATCGCGACGACGTTTCGCAAATCGCTTTGCGGCAGGCCAACGCAGGGAATACTCAGCCGCAGGTGGAAATCGACAAGCTAGCCTTGGGCGATAGCTTCGCGGACGTGTTGGCTTCCGTCGCCGGCGGCGGGACGTTCAGCCCTGCCGACTTTGACCATAACGGCTTCGTTGACGCCAACGATCTTGCCACCTGGAAAACTGCCTACGGCTCGACGCCCGCCGGCGATGCGAATGGCGATAACGTCACCAACGGCGCCGATTTCCTGATTTGGCAGCAACAGTTCACCGGTGCGGCCCCGCCAGTGGCGTCGGTTCCCGAGCCGGCAACCATTTCGATCGGCCTGGCCGCAGCCGCCGGGCTGATTGCGGCCAGCCGTCGCCGCCGGGCCTCGTAG
- a CDS encoding dockerin type I domain-containing protein translates to MSKSAWKQKLVQLTLGVVASGLIADGAVADLYVVRVGDGAAALSSGATATFVEKFADAGGSPLSTIAMPTTASGGNFSLTNSGTATSEGFLSLSGNGQYLLLGGYNATIPTASVATTDSATVNRVVGRINLSTNAIDTTTAFSDSSFTGGNLRSVASSDGVNLWMTGTGSTPSSNGGLRYATLGATTSTAIISTPTNVRVAKIANGQLYISSAAQSVMGVSKVGEGLPTEAGQTATSVTGPAETNSSYDFWFKDADTLYVAGDANAANGGGIQKWTQSGGTWSFQYTLLNSGAATTSVRGLTGAVDVNGNAVLYATTTATSANQLISVIDTSAAATATTIATASANTAFRGLAFVSSGVTPPANNADFNGDNVVDGKDFLVWQRGFGLTGQPNKSTGDANGDGNVNAADLTIWKSKFGGPPAEVAVGAVPEPATLSMIGVALAVFAGVRRRAK, encoded by the coding sequence ATGAGCAAGAGTGCATGGAAACAAAAGTTAGTTCAGTTAACGCTGGGCGTCGTGGCGTCGGGTCTGATCGCCGATGGCGCCGTAGCTGATTTGTACGTGGTGCGCGTCGGCGATGGCGCTGCGGCGTTGTCGAGCGGTGCAACCGCCACGTTTGTGGAGAAATTTGCGGACGCCGGCGGCTCCCCGCTCTCGACCATTGCGATGCCGACGACGGCTTCGGGCGGGAATTTCAGTCTCACGAATTCTGGTACGGCGACGTCCGAAGGATTTCTGTCACTGTCGGGTAACGGGCAGTACTTGCTACTGGGCGGTTACAACGCAACCATTCCCACGGCCAGCGTGGCTACCACGGATTCGGCAACGGTGAATCGGGTCGTCGGGCGCATCAACCTCTCGACTAATGCGATCGACACCACGACGGCGTTTTCGGATAGCTCCTTCACGGGCGGCAACCTCCGGAGCGTCGCCTCCAGCGACGGCGTCAATCTGTGGATGACCGGTACCGGCAGCACCCCGAGTTCGAACGGCGGTTTGCGGTACGCCACGTTGGGAGCGACGACTTCGACGGCAATCATCTCAACGCCCACTAACGTACGCGTCGCCAAAATTGCCAACGGGCAATTGTATATCAGCAGCGCCGCTCAGTCGGTGATGGGCGTGAGCAAGGTGGGAGAGGGCTTGCCGACGGAGGCCGGTCAAACTGCCACTTCGGTGACGGGCCCCGCAGAAACCAATTCGAGCTATGATTTCTGGTTTAAGGACGCTGATACGTTATACGTTGCCGGCGATGCGAATGCTGCGAATGGCGGCGGCATCCAGAAGTGGACGCAGAGCGGCGGGACTTGGTCTTTCCAGTACACTCTGCTCAATTCAGGCGCCGCGACGACTAGCGTTCGTGGTCTGACTGGCGCCGTCGACGTTAACGGCAACGCCGTCTTGTACGCGACGACGACGGCGACGAGCGCGAATCAATTGATCTCGGTGATCGACACCAGCGCTGCGGCAACGGCCACAACGATTGCAACCGCGTCGGCCAACACCGCATTTCGCGGCTTGGCGTTTGTCTCCTCCGGCGTCACCCCGCCGGCGAACAACGCCGACTTCAACGGCGACAACGTCGTCGACGGCAAGGATTTCCTCGTCTGGCAGCGCGGCTTCGGTCTGACTGGCCAGCCGAATAAGTCGACGGGCGACGCCAACGGCGACGGCAACGTCAACGCCGCCGATCTCACCATTTGGAAGTCGAAGTTCGGTGGTCCACCGGCCGAAGTGGCGGTCGGCGCCGTGCCGGAGCCGGCGACCTTGAGCATGATCGGCGTCGCGCTTGCAGTCTTTGCCGGCGTTCGTCGCCGTGCCAAGTAG
- a CDS encoding dockerin type I domain-containing protein: MRRAGRLAKCVAALGAAMIYLCVASPATAQLRIVTYNTATGQNPGTQTARPETSIILQAIGAELKAGISKPIDVLLLQEQFSMQVTTQSFVDMLNGIYGAGVYARSTINGSTSDPQARAGRPGLVYNTQTVQLVSEIAFGNVGTNDGLDGNPAQQPRSTMRYQLRPIGYDSSADFYAYDSHYKSDTGTDNNNRRLVEAQAIRTNSDALGEGTHAIYVGDYNIQSSSQAMYQHLLSAGPGQAFDPINSPGSWTSNSNFTSIHTQSPSNSTQFSGQTIGGVDDRFDFQLMTGEMLDNEGLSYIPGTYRAFGNNGTHGCCNNSIADGTGAAPAVLDALTKASDHLPVVADYQLPAIMGVQVAAMPTTVTLGASISVGITISNIANVVAVNGADELDYTLSVSGDLFGGATGIDFAIGGGNVHQVGLNTATPGMKSGVITVSSSSQGAAHALQTFPVSFEVLAPFLAADFNEDGFVDGADLTTWKTSFGLASGATKATGDANLDGAVDGADYLTWQRQFNAAGSAAVSSTVPEPAAGVMLVAGFALLFQRRRSHR; encoded by the coding sequence ATGCGTCGTGCTGGCAGATTGGCGAAGTGCGTGGCAGCGCTCGGCGCCGCGATGATTTACTTGTGCGTCGCTTCGCCAGCGACTGCTCAACTGAGGATTGTCACTTACAACACCGCGACGGGGCAGAATCCCGGAACTCAGACGGCGCGGCCTGAGACGTCGATCATCCTGCAAGCGATCGGGGCCGAACTGAAGGCGGGGATCTCAAAGCCAATCGACGTCCTGCTGCTGCAAGAGCAGTTTTCGATGCAAGTCACGACGCAGTCGTTCGTTGACATGCTCAACGGTATCTACGGCGCCGGCGTCTACGCGCGCAGCACCATCAATGGATCGACCAGCGACCCGCAGGCGCGCGCTGGGCGGCCGGGATTGGTCTACAACACGCAAACGGTCCAGCTTGTCAGCGAAATCGCCTTCGGCAACGTCGGTACGAACGACGGCCTCGACGGCAATCCGGCTCAGCAGCCGCGCTCGACGATGCGGTACCAGTTGCGGCCGATCGGCTACGATTCTTCAGCCGACTTTTACGCTTACGACAGCCACTACAAGAGCGATACCGGCACCGACAACAACAATCGGCGACTGGTTGAAGCTCAGGCGATACGGACAAACTCCGACGCTCTGGGCGAAGGGACGCATGCCATTTACGTCGGCGACTACAACATTCAGTCGAGTAGCCAGGCGATGTATCAGCACCTGCTTTCCGCGGGGCCGGGGCAAGCGTTCGATCCGATCAACTCGCCGGGCAGTTGGACGAGCAATTCAAACTTCACGTCGATCCATACGCAAAGTCCGTCAAACTCGACGCAATTCTCGGGGCAAACGATCGGCGGCGTCGATGATCGTTTTGATTTCCAACTGATGACGGGCGAGATGCTCGACAACGAAGGCTTAAGCTACATTCCTGGCACGTACCGCGCGTTCGGCAACAACGGCACGCATGGTTGCTGCAACAATTCGATTGCCGACGGGACGGGAGCGGCGCCGGCAGTGCTCGATGCCCTGACAAAGGCGAGCGATCATCTGCCCGTCGTCGCCGACTATCAACTGCCGGCGATCATGGGCGTCCAAGTGGCGGCGATGCCGACGACGGTGACGCTGGGGGCGTCGATCTCCGTCGGCATTACGATCTCGAACATTGCCAACGTCGTTGCCGTGAATGGCGCCGACGAACTCGACTACACCCTGAGCGTCAGCGGCGACCTATTCGGCGGGGCGACGGGGATCGACTTCGCGATAGGCGGCGGGAATGTGCATCAAGTCGGTTTAAACACCGCGACCCCCGGCATGAAGAGCGGCGTGATCACGGTTTCAAGCAGCAGCCAAGGCGCCGCCCATGCACTGCAAACGTTCCCCGTGAGCTTCGAGGTTCTGGCGCCCTTTCTGGCCGCCGATTTCAACGAGGACGGCTTCGTCGACGGAGCCGATCTAACAACCTGGAAAACGAGCTTCGGGCTGGCAAGCGGAGCGACCAAAGCGACTGGCGACGCGAATCTCGACGGCGCCGTCGATGGCGCCGACTACTTAACGTGGCAGCGGCAATTTAACGCGGCCGGCAGTGCGGCGGTATCTTCAACCGTGCCAGAACCTGCAGCCGGCGTGATGCTTGTGGCGGGATTCGCCCTGCTCTTCCAGCGGCGACGCTCGCACAGGTAA
- a CDS encoding DUF1559 domain-containing protein → MQSRRLRGFTLVELLVVIAIIGVLVALLLPAVQAAREAARRTQCVNNVKQMALGAANYESAKGYFPQGRNNPDYETKSGGAWVPAASSGSSYPPWSGSTTTRYQNFSVHVRILPYMEATNVYNLIDFSKGQSKQMTNGTTPINPHYQAYATAQGLFICPSCPNTGVVISENNYRCNFGGSTPFAGVQAGTRDSTIQNPEGFESGGNGAFSFGAKGLGAKDFTDGLSKTAFFSERTKGSGIDVGSTPPTKFDVVGMGSGNNVSGIRVESLFTQCLNYKPVADGRNLGGAGRWLPGDNWSNGWPFAGYDCSQYNHVAPPNWQGQDCGSNSGIPDTPEEHAIISARGEHNGSVVVAFGDGHTAIVSDGIDLAVWRAVGTRNGAETIDNEL, encoded by the coding sequence ATGCAATCGCGTCGCTTACGCGGATTCACGCTCGTTGAACTCTTGGTGGTGATTGCCATCATCGGAGTGCTAGTTGCACTGTTGCTCCCTGCGGTTCAAGCCGCGCGCGAAGCGGCGCGACGCACTCAGTGCGTTAACAACGTGAAACAGATGGCGCTCGGGGCAGCAAATTACGAGTCTGCGAAGGGCTATTTCCCTCAGGGCAGAAACAACCCTGATTACGAAACGAAGAGCGGCGGCGCATGGGTTCCGGCGGCCTCATCGGGCTCCAGCTACCCGCCTTGGAGTGGCAGTACAACTACTCGGTATCAAAACTTCTCGGTTCACGTACGCATTCTTCCGTACATGGAAGCGACCAACGTCTACAACCTAATCGACTTCAGCAAAGGCCAGTCGAAGCAAATGACGAATGGCACAACGCCGATCAATCCCCACTACCAAGCATACGCGACAGCGCAGGGACTGTTCATTTGCCCTAGCTGTCCTAATACAGGCGTCGTGATTTCAGAGAACAACTACCGCTGCAATTTCGGAGGATCGACTCCGTTTGCCGGAGTTCAAGCGGGAACTCGTGACTCGACAATACAGAATCCCGAAGGATTTGAATCAGGAGGCAACGGCGCCTTCTCATTCGGCGCAAAAGGATTAGGGGCGAAGGACTTCACTGACGGCCTCTCTAAGACTGCGTTTTTCTCTGAGAGAACTAAAGGCAGCGGAATTGATGTTGGCTCGACCCCGCCAACAAAGTTTGATGTTGTGGGGATGGGAAGCGGCAACAATGTTTCTGGAATTCGCGTCGAGTCCCTCTTTACGCAATGCCTCAATTACAAGCCAGTCGCCGACGGCCGAAACCTCGGAGGAGCCGGCCGATGGCTCCCCGGCGACAATTGGTCCAATGGCTGGCCTTTCGCCGGTTATGATTGCTCGCAATACAATCATGTGGCGCCGCCAAATTGGCAAGGACAGGATTGTGGAAGCAATAGCGGCATTCCCGATACGCCGGAAGAGCATGCCATTATTTCCGCTCGCGGCGAGCACAACGGCAGCGTTGTGGTCGCTTTCGGCGACGGGCATACGGCGATCGTGAGCGACGGCATCGACTTGGCAGTGTGGCGCGCAGTCGGAACTCGCAATGGCGCCGAAACAATTGACAACGAATTGTAA